The Sulfurimonas sp. HSL-1716 sequence GGTCGCAGACTGCACTCCGGTGCTTTTTTACGACCCCGTGCACAAAGCCATCGGCGTAGCACATGCGGGTCGTGCGGGAGCGTTTGGCAACATTGTCAAAAACGTAGTGCAGACGATGCAAAGCGAGTACGGTTCAAACCCGCAAGAGATCATCGTCTCCGTTGGCTCTGCCATCGGCGTGTGCTGTTATGAGGTCGGCGAAGAGATATATGAAGAGAGTAAAAAGGAGTTTGGTTACGCTTTTGAAAAACACGCAGGGAATTACTACCTCGACATAAACAAGATCATACTCACACAGCTAAAAGAGTGCGGCATACAAGAGGAGCACATACAAAACGACGGTGTCTGTTCCGCCTGTAACACAAAAGAGTATTTTTCATACAGAGCGGAGGGGCAGACGGGCAGGTTCGCAGGCATCTTGATGCTGAAATGATAATGACTTTAAGATGAGGAGTTTGTTATGAAGGTACTACTCACGGGTGCAAACGGATACATAGGCAGGCGGTTAAAACAACATCTTTTAAAAAACCGAGAAGTCCAGCTAAGAATCTTTGTGCGGAATAAAAAAAGTCTTTCTCCTGAAGTGCTTGCAGTGCATGAGATCATAGAGGGTGACACATTCGATAAAGAAGCGCTAAGAAATGCACTAGAAGGTGTAGACACGGCTTATTATCTTATCCATTCGCTCAACAAACCAAACTACAAAGAACTCGACAAACTTTCAGCCCAAAACTTCATAGACACAGCGACGGCATGCGGAGTAAAAAGAGTGGTATATCTTGGCGGTCTTGGTGTAAAAAACAGCGATACGAGCGAACATCTTTTGAGCAGGCTCGAAACAGGAGAGATACTAAGCTCTTCAAAAACGACACAGACTCTCTGGATCAGAGCGGGCGTGATCATCGGTTCGGGAAGTGCAAGCTTTGAGATCATCCGTCATCTTGTAGAAAAACTCCCGGTACTCATAACTCCCAAGTGGGTCGATACTCTCGCACAGCCCATTGCAGTCGATGATGTTATCGACTATCTTGCTTCATCTTTGTATCTTAAATACGACAAAAACCTCATTGTTGATATCGGCTCCGAAAAGATGCCCTATAGGGAAATGATGCTTCAAACCGCAAAGGCTCTGGGTCTGAAAAGGTACCTTCTTCCTGTACCCTTTATGAGCATCAATCTTTCATCTTATTGGCTCAATCTTTTCACTCCCGTTCCGTTTAAGGTCGCAAAAGCACTTATAGAAGGGTTGAGATCGGAAGTCGTGATACAAAATGACAATGCGCAAAAATATTATCCGCATATCAAGCCGATGGCCTATGTTCAAGCCGTGCAAAAAGCTGTGGATGAGATAGAACAACAACAGGTCATCAGCAGATGGAGCGACGCAGACGGAACCATGTGGGATAAAGCACATGCAAAGCAGATAAACGATGCAGTTTTTGTGGACAGGCAGGAGGCAAGCATAGACGGTTACGATAAAGAAAAAGTTTTTAAAACCATCACTTCCCTCGGCGGAGGGCACGGATGGTATGACTACGACTTTTTGTGGGAGATACGAGGTGTTATCGATAAGATTCTCGGCGGCGCAGGACTCAACAGGGGAAGAAGAGATATCTGCGATCTGAGATTGGGCGAGTGTGTGGATTTTTGGAGGGTGGAAGATATAGAACCAAACCAAAGACTTCTGCTGTTCGCGCAGATGAAACTCCCCGGACAAGCTTGGTTGGAGTTTAAGATAATCGACAACAGGCTCATCCAGTCCGCATATTTCTACCCTAGAGGAATATGGGGCAGAATCTACTGGTATGCCATGAAGCCTATGCACTTCTTTATTTTTAAAAACATGATAAAGGGGATATTAAACGAGAGCGCTCAAAGAGAGTAGCTCAACGCATATTGTCTAGCATCAAGTGTGAGGCTGCTATATGCGCGAAGTTTTACAAAGCAGAGGGCAGACGGGCAGGTTCGCAGGCATCTTGATGCTCAAATGACTATTCCGTTATACGTTCCGCTATCTCTTTGAACTTCTCTTTTATCTCGATGAAGATATCTATGAGCACGGGATCGAAATGCGTTCCTTTGCCTTCGATGATGATCTTCTCGGCTTCTTCGTAGCTAAACCCCTCTTTGTAGCATCGTTTGCTTATAAGTGCGTCATACACGTCAGAGACAGCCATCAGGCGTGCTTCAAGAGGTATCTCCTCTTTTTTCAGACCGACGGGGTAACCGCTTCCGTCCCATTTTTCATGGTGGTAGTAGGCTATGTTGTAGGCTATCTTTAAAAACTCGTTCTCTTCGTTGCCCTCTATGGCGTGTTCGAGGATGTTTTTGCCCAGCGTCGTATGAGTCTTCATGATCTCGAACTCCTCTTCGGTCAACTTCCCCGGTTTTTGCAGTATCTTGTCGGGGATCCCGACTTTGCCTATATCATGCAAAGGCGCAGCCCTGAACATAAGGTCTCTGAAATTCTTTGTCAGCTTGTCTTTGCACATCTTGTTCGTGTGCATATGATCCACCAGAAGCGCTATATAGTTCTTCGTCCGTAAAATATGCGCACCCGTGTCCGTATCTCTTGTCTCGGCGACCAGCGCCATGTTGTCCAGAGTCGCAGAATGCGCCTTGACAAGATCTTGTATAAACTTCTGCCTGTCTTTGTAGTCGATGATAATGACGATGACGTTTACGATAAAGAAGTAGATGCCAAAAGGGATCAGAAAGTATCCCGACGAGATGTAGACGTTGCGGTCCAGATAGTAGACCCCGAGAAAATATTCGATCACGATCGCCGATGAAAAGAGGATGAAAAGTTTTAAGTAATCCCTTTCTATCAGCAGATATACCAGCAGAAACGATAACAACATCGAAACAAAGAAACTGACCTTTTTAAGGAGTTCGGGCTGGTATTTCAGAGTGTCGTTCATGATATTGTCTATCAGAGCCGCATGGACGAACACGCCTGGGATCGTACGTGAAGCGGAGATCATGTACCTGTCATGCAGACCTACCGCCGATGTGCCTATGAGGACAAACTTTCCTTTTAGTTTTGTCAGGTCGGTATGACCGCTGAGAACGTCCACGGCCGAGAGGACGCGGTAATCTTTCGTATTGTGAAAATCAAGCAGCACCTCGGCGTTTTTCCCCATATGAAAACTCTGCCCTAGGACCGATATCTTGTCATCGGCGACACTCAATCTGTCCACGCTTGAAAGGGTCGCGAGTCCCAAAGAAGGAATGACCCTGTCGTGGTACTTTATGAAGAGCGATGTTCTTCTGAAGATGCCGTCGGCATCTCTTTGTGAGTTTATGAAACCTATGCTAAAAGCCTCTTTTTGAAGTTCTCGGATATTGCACAGCATATAGCTCGCTTCGATATATTTCTGCGAAGAAGAAGAGGGAAGGATGTTGTTTTGGGGGATGAAACAGCGGCCGTTAGGGTGTATCTTGTTGCTCAGATAGACCGGCAGGACGGTTTTCGTCTCTTTTAGTATCTGGGCAAAGAGCTTGTCGTTATCCATAAGCGCATCTGGGAGTCCGTCTATTTTGATCTTTGTCGAAAAGTACTTGTCATAAAAGGAGAGCATCTCTTTTGGGGAGGTTTTGTCATGTTCTGGGAAGATGATGTCAAAACCTATGCTGGCAGGCTTTTGAGAGGCGATCGTCTTTACGAGATTTGCCAGTATCACCCGCGACCACGGCCACTGTCCCAATGCAGCCAGACTTTTCTCATCGACATCGATGATGACAACGGGCGCCTGCGTTTCTTTGTCATATAATTCGGCTGCTTTGTATGTGTAGTCATAGATCTTAAGATCGTAGTACTCTATGACACCGCTGTAAAATACCGCCGCATATATGACAACGGTAAAGAGAAACCCCAAAAGAAGCGTCGACTTTTTCATCTAGGTCATCTTATGAGCAGTTCTACCCTGCGGTTTTTCTCTTCGGAGACGTTGTCTCCGGTCGGTACCAGCAGATTTGACTCTCCGTAAGATTCCACATGCAGTTTGAGGATATCTACGCTTTGTGACTGGATCCACTCTTTAACGCTGTTGGCTCTCTCTAAAGACAACACTACGTTGTGTTCGGCGGAGCCCTTCGTATCGGTATGCCCGATAATATTTACCTCACAAGGCATCCTGTCTTTAATGTCTTTGAGTATCTGCGGAAGTTTCGCTTTGGACTCGTCCGTCAACTCGTTTGAATCGTTTTTAAAATACAGCAGCACGCTTATGGGTTTTAAAGGCGCACTTGCGATCGCGCCTTTAAATCTGCTTTGTATCTGCTCTTTTGTCATCACTTTTACGCTGCTCGGAGCGCTGTTTTGCGATGAGAGGCTTACGTATGAGCCCGGCTTGTCAAGAACGACCGAACCCTTTTTTGTCTTTACGACGATGGCGTTCTCTGCTTTTCCGTTATCTGCAAGTACTACGGTCGTGGTCGGATTGCTCATCATCCCGGCTATCAATATCCCCAGCCATGCGATCATTACTATCGGTTCCATTACCTGACCTCCACATAAAACTTCGTACCGCGTATCCCGATGGTCCCTTCGGGGACTTTGAATTTTACGGACTGAGGGGAAAGTTCGCTGATCTTGCCCGACTCAAAGGATGCGACCCCTTTGTGCAGGTCTATATCAAACTTGTAATCTTTTTCGACAGGTTTGAAAAGATACTGGTCTATGGAAAGGACGCTTTTTTCACCCAGCGACACGATGGTGCCGTCATGAAATATGACCCCTATGCTGCTGTGAAGCCGTGTTATGAGGGTATCGCCGACTTGAAGCTGATCGCCGATCTTTAGTTTGACCATTTCACTCTTTCTTTTAGCGAAGACTTCACCGTCGAGCTTTTTGACAATAGCGATATCCGCTGAGAACAGGCAGGAGATGAAGAGAAGCATTAACAAGGATACTCGTAGCATAAATAACCTCTATTAATCTTGGAATAAGTACACATTATACTCTCATTTTCTTTGTTTTTTTTAAGATTTTTGATTTAATGAACTCTTCTGTGAACTTTAGCATGTTCTTGTAGTGGTCGCCGTGCCAGTACACCCTGCCGCACTCTTTGCACTTTTCAAAGGTGTCGAAATACTTTCTGGTCTTAGCTTTGAGCTCTTCGATGACTTCCAGCTTCTCTATTTTTTCAAGCTCGCCATTACACTTGATGCATCTGCTGAGCGGCTTGGTCTTGTCAAAAAGCTTGTAGTGGTGAAATATCTCTTTTAACTGCTCCTCATACCCTGCATGGACAAGATACAAAGCGTCGTGATGTTTCATCCTCTGGTAGAGTATCTTGTCGCTCGTGAGAAGAAAACGCTCCTCTTTTTGCGCGATCTCTATGATGTCGTCATCGTCTATGCTCTGAAAGTAAAGTGTGTCAAAGCCGAATATCCGCAGATACTTGGCGATCTTTCCCAAATGGCAGTCGGCTATGAATTTCATGGGATTATTATAGCTTATATGAAAGTTCAAACTACTTTGGAAATGTGAATTTAATGATACAATTATCTAACCTCTTGTTCGTTATAAAAGGAAAGTGACCTATGATCCCGTTTAACTATCTAGGATTTGTCTTTAAACACTTTAGCTCCTCTTTATACCCAAAGAAGGTGGTGGAAGAACTTTGCATGTTCATAAAACCGTTATGTGACGAAGCATCCGTTTTAGACATCGGAGCAGGGACAGGAATGATGTGCGAGTTCGCATACAGATGCAATCCCAAGCTGAGATATGTAGCAGTAGACCCGGCGAAGGGTATGCTCAAATATACCGAGGAGTATGTAGAAGTACATACGGCAACTGCAGAAGCGCTGCCTTTTGATGATGATAGTTTTGATGCCGTACTCATGGGAGAATCACTACACCATCTTACTGATCCGGATATGGCTATGAAAGAAGTTGTAAGGGTTCTCAAAAAAAACGGAAAACTCTTTATTTATGATTTTGATAAGGGAACGTTTTTGGGCAAGAGCCTCTGGGCTATGGAAAAACTTCTCGGTGAACCTGCTCATTTTTATGAGGTACATGCACTAAAAAAGATGCTTGAAGAGCATGGTTTTCATGTACATGTAAGTCAACATAAGTGGCGTTACAGTGTAAGTGCTGCTTTATAAATATCTTATCTTTTGCAGATACTTAGCGATCTTCCCTAAATGGCAGTCAGCTATGAATTTCATGGGGTGATTATAGCTTATATAAGAATTTATTTTATATATAGTAAAATAGATTTAAATTATCTTGTAAAATTCAAGTTAATAAAAGGAAATGGGTATGCCCAAAAATATTAAAGATGGAAAGTTATTATATCATTTGACTGCTTTGTCGAATATGGATTCAATTTTAAGAGATGGTTTGAAAGCTAGATCAAATTTGAGTAGTGATTTTAAAGATGTTGCTGAACAAGACATAATAGATTTTAGAAATAAACATAAGATATCTTACCTGATTCCTTTCCATTTTTTCTTAGGTACACCATTTGCTGGAAGAGTTCAAATGAATCATCCAGACGAAGAATTTGTATATATTACCATTCGTAGAAGAATTGCAGCTAATAAAGAAAATGATTTCAGAATCTTCCCGACACATCCTAAACATATGAATCCTTTAGTAAGTTATGATTATGAAGAGGGAATTGAAAAAATTGATTGGGAATTAATGAACGAACGAGAGTATTCTAATCCAGAATGTAAAGAAGTTTGTATGGCAGAATGTGTAGCTAATCATGAAGCTATTTTACCAGGAGCGTTCCAGTCGATTATTGTCAAGTCTGAAACAACAAAAAAATACATACAAGAGTTATACCAAAGTATTTACGGTAATAGTCCTTCTTTCTTTATAAATGTACAAGCTCAGTCTTTTAAAGGACATTAATTACAATGTATACATTAACAACTGGAAATATTTTAGAAAGTGAAGCTGAGTGTTTAGTCAATACTGTGAATTGTGAAGGATTCATGGGAAAAGGGCTTGCCTATCAGTTTAAAAATAAATTTCCTCTAACTAATGAATCTTATATGAAAGCTTGTAAAAGTCATGAATTACATCCTGGAAAATTACATTATTTTTTTGAAAATGAAAAATTAATTATTAATTTTCCTACAAAAGATAAATGGCGAGAAAAATCTAAGATAGAATATATTGAAAATGGTATGAAAGCCTTAGTAGACTTATTAAAAGAAAAAAATATTCAATCAATAGCGATCCCACCATTAGGAAGTGGAAATGGTGGATTGAACTGGAAAGAAGTCAAAAAAGTTATAGAAAGTTATATATTTCCTCTTTCAAAAGAAAAGGATATATATGTGTATGAACCTGCATTAATGTATAAGGCAGATGTAAAGAAAGCTCCAAAGTTAACAATGTCTCATATGATATTGATGACCATTAAAAAAGAATTAGATAAGTTCTCAAAAATAAGATTACAAAAAGCTGCTTTCTTTATTAATGTTTTAAGTAGAAAAGATTATTTTAAATTTCAAGCACATCACTATGGTCCATATTCATATGCAATAGATATATTGTCAAGAGACATTAAAGAGTTTCAAGAATTTCATAAATTTCAAACAGAAAAAGCATTAGCAGTAGCTCATCAAACTTTAACTAGTGAGAAAATGGAAAAAGAATTGTCAATGTTTTTACCTTTCATTAAAAAAGCTGCAAAACTAGTTAATTCATATTCATCCAATGAAAAATTAGAATTAATAGCCACAGTTTGTTTTATTATTTTAAATAATCAAAACATAAATGAAGTGGAAGTTATCAAAAAGCTCCATGAATGGTCTGAAAAGAAAAAAAATAAGTTTTCTCAAACTGATATTTCAAATGCTATTAATGAATTGTTGAATTTAAATATTATACGTAAAGATATTCTTGGAAATTATAGTATAAATTATAGTCATTAAACTTTTTATCACAACTCCACAATCCGCTCAAACATCTCTTTTATCTCCATCTCGTGGCTTATCAGAAATATTTGTCGGTATTGCTCTTTGATGGTGTGGAATGCTTCTAGTATCTCCATCCGTCTGTTTTCGTCCTGACTTCCAAACACCTCGTCAAATGCCAAAAACTCTACGCTTGAAGCACCACTGAGTTCCGTGAGGGTCTTTGAGATGGCGATGCGCAGGACTAGGTTCGCGAGGTCTACCTCTCCGCCTGAAAATCGCTCGATCGGGTACTTTTTGCCCTCGTCGTAGATGAAGAAGTCAAAGTCGTTGCTCACCTCTATGTGCTGGTACTTGCCTTTGGTGATGCGTGCGTACATCTCCGAGGCGATGCTCGATATCCTCGGTGCTACCTGAGAGTTGAGACGGGTCTTGAACTCGGCTAGGCTTGTCTTGATCTTTTCAAAGTCCGTGAGGTCGTCTTTTTTGCCTTGCACCTTTTTGAGCTGTGCGTCGTTGTTGTCCAGAGAGTTTTGGATGCTCTTTATCTCCCCTTCGATGCGTGCTATCTGCACCTTTAACTCGTTTATGACCGCCGTTTTCTCATCTATGGTCTTTATGATGGCATCGTGCTCTTCAAGTGTCTTTTCGTGCTGTTTTTCATCGTAGATGATGCTTTTAAACTCCGTGTCTTTGTTCTTACATGTAAGGGCTAGCTCGGCTATCTTTTTGTTGACGTTCTCCAAGTCCGACTTCACAAGCACGAGGCGTTTTAGCTCCGTCTCTAGGCTGAGTGCGTGTTTGTACTGCGGCTCTATGGCGCTAAGGCTGTTTTTGAGTTCATTGTGCAGTTTCTCGTCGTAGCTGTAGGCTTCGAGTGCTTTTAGTTCCTCTTTGTTCTTTACACCTTTTTGCTCCACTTGGGTGAAGTGCTCTTTTGCTTTTTTGAGGTCTATGAGCTTGCTCTCTATGATCTTTATCTTGCCGCTCAGCTCTGCGAACTCTTTGTCTTTGAGCTTTTTTTGTGCTTCGAGGTCGGCTTTTTGGGTCTGTACGGCTAAGAGCTGTTTTTTGTACTCGTCTACCTTTTTTTTGTGGGTGTTGTTGACGATGTCTACAAGCGACTTGATGACGTTGTCATACTCCTCTAAAAGCGGTCTTGTACATGTAGGACAAGCCGACTCGCTTCCGAGCTCCTTGAGGTTTGCTATCTTGGCGTTTGTTCTGTCTATGAGCTTCTGTTCGCCCGCCATCTCTGCAAGGAGTTCGCGCTCTATGGTGTGCTTGACCTCTATGTTGTCTTGACGTATGGAGAGCTCCTGCTCCAGGTTTTTTGCATCGAAGGTGAACTGCTCATACATCTCGCACTCTTTTTCAAGTACATGGATGTCGGCTTTTGACTTGTGCCACTCGTCCGTGAGGGCTTTTTGCTCTTTGAGGATACCCTCTTTTTTGAGGTGGAACTCTCTGAGCTGTTCTTGCTGTTTGATCTGCTCTTGCAGCTGTGTGAACTGCGCTTTTTGAGGTTCGAGTGTCTTTAGTTCGGCTTGTTTGTGCTCGAGCTGATGCAGTTCCGCCGTGAGCTTGACATGGTTCATTACCTCGGAGTCGTGTGCCTGCTGGGCGCGTTCAAACTCTGCAAAGAGCTTTTGTTTCTGCTCTTTTGTCTTGGTAAGGAGGGAGAGCTCTTGTTTAAGATGCTGTTCTCTTTGTCTGATGTGAGAGAGTTCTTCGCTCTTGCTCTTCTCATCTTTTAAAAGAGCAGACTTGCTCGCTTCATCGGCTTTTATCTGCTCGAGCTTCTGTTTTATCTCATCATCGCCGAGGAATACCTCTTTAAACGCTTCTATCTCGCGTTTGAGCTGACGGCTCTTTTCTATGAGGCTGTTTTCTACGAAGTCTATTTTCTCCAGCCCCAAGAGCTTACGTATCATCCTCTTTCTGTCTTCATTTTTAAGAGTGCTCAGGCTTGTGAGCTCTTTTTGGGAAGCGAAGAGGGTGTGCATGAAGGCGTCTTTGCTCATCTTGGTTATCTTGACGATGGAGGAGGTCACCTCTTTTGCTCCGCTTGTTATGAGCTCTTCGTTTTTAAAGAGTTTGGCGTTTGCGGTGAGTGTCTTTCCTCGAAACTCTCTAACGACCCTGAATGTCGCACCCTCATACTCAAACACAAGTTCCACTACGACAGCGTCTTTTGCAGAAGCGTCGGCGTTACGTATGAGATCTTTGTTTCCTCGGCTTTTCATCTCGCCGTAGAGGGCTAAAAGGATCGCTTCAAAGATGGTGGACTTTCCGCTTCCGTTCTTGCCGATGATCCCCACAAGCCCCTCGCCGAACTCGATGTCAAAAGCGGTGTACTTTTTGAAGTTTTCCAAGTGGAGGCTAGAGAGTATCATCTGCTGCCTCCTCATACTCTGCAAAGAGCTCTTGGACTTTGTGTTTAAGTCTTTCAAACTCCTTCTCTTTGCTATCCTCTTTGATGTGTTCGAGAAAAAACTCTTCTAAAGAAAGTGCTTCGACATCACGGGCAGTGCTTTCGTTTGTTCCCTGTTTAAACTCCCGTTTGACGCTTACATGTAAGGCATCAGGAAATAGTTCTTTTATGGCGGAGTTTTGGATGTCTATGGACTGCAACGCGGTAAGGTTTGTAAGACGTATCTCCACAAGCGCATCTTTGACGTCGCTTGTGTCGAGCTTTGAGACGGAGCTTTCATACTCCTCGCAGTCTATCTCTTTTTGCACTATGGGGCGGATGGCTATCTCTTTGTATTCCACCGACAAAGTCTCTTTTAACGTGAGAAGGACAAACCCTTTGGAGTTGCGTTTGTCGCCCAGACTTGTGCGCTCGATCGAACCGCTGTAATAGACGTTCTCATGTTTGCCGACCTTTCCAAAACCGTGCCAGTGACCAAGAGCCACGTAGTCCATCATCTTGAAGATGTACTCTTTATCACTTGGGTAGACCCACTCGCCAAACTCCTGCATCAGGTAAAATGCGCCCACGGAGCAGTGCATCATCATGATGTTCTTTTTGCTTTTGTCTATGTTTGCTTCGCAGAGTTCTATCTGCGAGAGAGCCTTTGTCTCGTCGTTCATGTGGGGCAGGGTGTGAAAGAGGACATCGCTAAATGCCACCTTTTTATATGCCTGCTCGTAGGAAAGATAGACGTTTTTAAAGTTCTCGAATATCTTGAGTATGGGTGAGCTTAGATTTGTTCTGGGCGTAGAGTGGTTTCCCGCTATAAGGATGAAGGGGATGTCAAGAGAGTCTATGATCTTAAACTGTTCAAGTGCAAATGTGATGGCGCGGTTTGACGGGTGTGAGCGGTGAAAAAGGTCGCCCGTGTGGATGATGTAATCTGGTTTTATCTCTTTGATCTGCTCTACTACCTGAGAGAAAGCGTCGTAAAAGTCCGCTTCCCTTTGGTTGATGTTGTCATCGTTTAAGACATCGAGGTCGTTAAAACCCAGATGCGTGTCGCTAAAGTGTATGATCTTCAAAACAGCTTCCCGATAGAGTTTTAAACATTCTACCTAAAAGTTCGGATTATTTAAAGATTTTTGAAAGAATTGTAAATACGAGGCTTAGCATGACACTGAGAAGTATCATGCTAGTGATAGGAAAATAAAAGCTGAAGTTTTCTTTTTTTACGACGATGTCTCCGGGAAGTTGAAACAGATTTCCCTTGAACAGGAAAGCCAAGACTCCCAAGATGATGAAGACGATGCCTATCGCAAAAAAGATCTTATACATCTATTTTTTCCCGAAAAATTTCTGAAAGAATCCTTCGATGAAACGTATTTTCGTTCGGCTGATAGCTAGGCTTCCGCTTGGCACTTTTCCGCTTGTCACTGTCGTTCCTGCGGCTATCATCACGTCGTCTTCTATCTCTACGGGTGCGACGAGCTGGCTGTCGCTTCCCACGAAAACGTTCTTGCCTATCTTAGTCTTGTGTTTTTTGATGCCGTCGTAGTTGCATGTGATGACGCCCGCGCCGATGTTCGTACCCTCATCCACCTCGCTGTCGCCGATGTAGCTCAGGTGTCCCGCTTTTACGCCTTTGAGCGTACTTTTCTTGACCTCTACGAAGTTGCCGATATGCGTACCCTCGATGTGTGAAGCCGGGCGCAGATGCGCCAAAGGCCCTACATCCGAGTCGATGACGACGGAGTCTTCTATGACGCTTGAAGACTTGATGATGGAGTTTTTGATGAGGCTCTCACCCGTAATGCGGCAGTTGTTCTCCACCAGACACTCTCCAAAAAACTGTACTCCCTCTTCGATGTAGATAGTATGCGGAAGGTTCATGCTCACACCCTCTGTCATCCACTTGTTTTTTATGCGCTCTTGCATGATTATTTCCGCGCTTGCAAGGTCGAGCTTGGAGTTTACGCCTTTGAAATGCTCCTCGTCTACCAAAAGAGGCTTGATGACAAGTCCGTCCTCTTTTGCCATCTTAATGATGTCCGTGAGGTAGTATTCGCTTTGCGCATTATTGTTTTCAAGACGCGGTATATAAGTATCCAAGACCTCTTTTTTAAAAGAGTATATTCCCGCGTTAACTTGAGTAATGGCAATCTCATACCCGTTTGCGTCCTTTTGTTCGACGATGTAGCTGACTTCGCCGTTTTCTATCTTCACGCGGCCGTAACCGCTCGGGTCTTCGAGATCGAAAATGGAAAGTACGATGTCCGCTCTTGCATCCAGAAAACCTTGCAATGACTCTGCGGTAATGAGCGGCATATCTCCGTTAAGCACGAGTACATGAGAGTTTTTTGCCGTGATGTTTCTCATCGCTCCGCCCGTACCCGGAAAGTTTACGTCGTCTTGTTCTATGAAGTTTATGTCGGGAAAATATTTTTTTATCTCCTGCTCCACTGCGTCTTTTTGGTGTGCTACGACGATGCTCACGTCATCGCTCACCTTTAGGGACTCTTTTACGATGTGGTAAAGCATAGGTTTGCCGCTGATGTTGTGCAGGACTTTTGCTTTGTTCGACTTCATACGGCTGCCTTTTCCCGCAGCGAGGATGACTATGGAGATATTGTTCATTATTTATACTTTTTATTAGACTTCTTGCATAACCCCTGATAACCTCAGAGAGCTAAAAAGCGGTAAGGATAACAAGGGTTTTGCAAGAAGTCTATGGAATTTTATAAGTGTGATTATACTATAATTGCGTAATTGAATAGTTAAGAAGGCAGCCACAAATATGCAAGCAGTAGTCGACTCGCTAAGAGAAAACGGTAACTTATACAAAAAAATGGTAGAGATAAAACCTTCTCAGCTGGGCGTGAGAAACAGGATAAAGATATATCATGCGACAGACACAAGAGGGTATTTTACCGCCATATTCGCAGTCTCTCAGACAAGCAGGCTGCTTATGAAAGATGTCAAAAAATTTGAGGAGATCTACCAAAAGCTCATCATATTCAGCGATCACGGCTTCAAATTCAAAGTCCTTTTTATCGATGCGCCGTTATGCTCAAAAGCCAGAGAAGCTTTTTTAAGCTGCGGGTGGAGTCTACAAGATTGACTCTCTGCGATATAGGAAACACGACGTTCGATTTTTATCGTGAGGGCGTAAAAGAGAAGATAGCCACAGCCGACTACGAGCTGAAAAAGAGCGAAGAGAAGATATTTTATATCTGCGTGAACGAGAAGGTAGGACAAGAGCTGAAAAACTTTCCAAACTGGATAGACCTCAAAGCCTTTGTAGACATGAAAAAATACTATGAGACAATGGGCATAGACCGCATAGCGGTATGCGAGTCAATAGAAAACGGCGTTGTCATAGATGCGGGAAGCGCCATCACGGTAGATGTAGTGAGAAAGGGTGCGTTTGTCGGCGGATACATAGCTCTGGGATTGAGTGCAAGCCATAAAGCGTACACCGGGATATCGCCGAGGCTGGATTACTCATATAACTTTGAGATAGATTTGGATAAAATACCGAAA is a genomic window containing:
- a CDS encoding class I SAM-dependent methyltransferase, which codes for MIPFNYLGFVFKHFSSSLYPKKVVEELCMFIKPLCDEASVLDIGAGTGMMCEFAYRCNPKLRYVAVDPAKGMLKYTEEYVEVHTATAEALPFDDDSFDAVLMGESLHHLTDPDMAMKEVVRVLKKNGKLFIYDFDKGTFLGKSLWAMEKLLGEPAHFYEVHALKKMLEEHGFHVHVSQHKWRYSVSAAL
- a CDS encoding DarT ssDNA thymidine ADP-ribosyltransferase family protein, which encodes MPKNIKDGKLLYHLTALSNMDSILRDGLKARSNLSSDFKDVAEQDIIDFRNKHKISYLIPFHFFLGTPFAGRVQMNHPDEEFVYITIRRRIAANKENDFRIFPTHPKHMNPLVSYDYEEGIEKIDWELMNEREYSNPECKEVCMAECVANHEAILPGAFQSIIVKSETTKKYIQELYQSIYGNSPSFFINVQAQSFKGH
- a CDS encoding macro domain-containing protein, giving the protein MYTLTTGNILESEAECLVNTVNCEGFMGKGLAYQFKNKFPLTNESYMKACKSHELHPGKLHYFFENEKLIINFPTKDKWREKSKIEYIENGMKALVDLLKEKNIQSIAIPPLGSGNGGLNWKEVKKVIESYIFPLSKEKDIYVYEPALMYKADVKKAPKLTMSHMILMTIKKELDKFSKIRLQKAAFFINVLSRKDYFKFQAHHYGPYSYAIDILSRDIKEFQEFHKFQTEKALAVAHQTLTSEKMEKELSMFLPFIKKAAKLVNSYSSNEKLELIATVCFIILNNQNINEVEVIKKLHEWSEKKKNKFSQTDISNAINELLNLNIIRKDILGNYSINYSH
- a CDS encoding SMC family ATPase, encoding MILSSLHLENFKKYTAFDIEFGEGLVGIIGKNGSGKSTIFEAILLALYGEMKSRGNKDLIRNADASAKDAVVVELVFEYEGATFRVVREFRGKTLTANAKLFKNEELITSGAKEVTSSIVKITKMSKDAFMHTLFASQKELTSLSTLKNEDRKRMIRKLLGLEKIDFVENSLIEKSRQLKREIEAFKEVFLGDDEIKQKLEQIKADEASKSALLKDEKSKSEELSHIRQREQHLKQELSLLTKTKEQKQKLFAEFERAQQAHDSEVMNHVKLTAELHQLEHKQAELKTLEPQKAQFTQLQEQIKQQEQLREFHLKKEGILKEQKALTDEWHKSKADIHVLEKECEMYEQFTFDAKNLEQELSIRQDNIEVKHTIERELLAEMAGEQKLIDRTNAKIANLKELGSESACPTCTRPLLEEYDNVIKSLVDIVNNTHKKKVDEYKKQLLAVQTQKADLEAQKKLKDKEFAELSGKIKIIESKLIDLKKAKEHFTQVEQKGVKNKEELKALEAYSYDEKLHNELKNSLSAIEPQYKHALSLETELKRLVLVKSDLENVNKKIAELALTCKNKDTEFKSIIYDEKQHEKTLEEHDAIIKTIDEKTAVINELKVQIARIEGEIKSIQNSLDNNDAQLKKVQGKKDDLTDFEKIKTSLAEFKTRLNSQVAPRISSIASEMYARITKGKYQHIEVSNDFDFFIYDEGKKYPIERFSGGEVDLANLVLRIAISKTLTELSGASSVEFLAFDEVFGSQDENRRMEILEAFHTIKEQYRQIFLISHEMEIKEMFERIVEL
- a CDS encoding exonuclease SbcCD subunit D, with the translated sequence MKIIHFSDTHLGFNDLDVLNDDNINQREADFYDAFSQVVEQIKEIKPDYIIHTGDLFHRSHPSNRAITFALEQFKIIDSLDIPFILIAGNHSTPRTNLSSPILKIFENFKNVYLSYEQAYKKVAFSDVLFHTLPHMNDETKALSQIELCEANIDKSKKNIMMMHCSVGAFYLMQEFGEWVYPSDKEYIFKMMDYVALGHWHGFGKVGKHENVYYSGSIERTSLGDKRNSKGFVLLTLKETLSVEYKEIAIRPIVQKEIDCEEYESSVSKLDTSDVKDALVEIRLTNLTALQSIDIQNSAIKELFPDALHVSVKREFKQGTNESTARDVEALSLEEFFLEHIKEDSKEKEFERLKHKVQELFAEYEEAADDTL
- a CDS encoding DUF2905 domain-containing protein; this translates as MYKIFFAIGIVFIILGVLAFLFKGNLFQLPGDIVVKKENFSFYFPITSMILLSVMLSLVFTILSKIFK